The Chlamydiales bacterium DNA window TCCTCCACCTCTTCAAATTGTCCCTTTTTAATAAAATATATCAAACAAAAGAGTCCCCCCAGACCTCCAACCAAACAACTTATAACGATCCAAAAAACCCCCAAACCTTAAACCTTTATTCAAATAGTTTCTTCAGCAACCCACGATAAATAGCGAGGATTTCCCTGAGAGATATCAACCTGTACAATTTCTGGAACCTCATAACTACACTCTGTTCGAATATACTCCTGAACTGTATCAAAATGTTTTAATATGGTTTTAAATACGACTTTGATTTCAAAACTTTCTTCGATTTTTCCTTCCCATCTATAAATTGATTCCACTTCAGGAAAAATAGATGCACAAGCTATTAATCGCTTGTCTAGTAAGCCATGAATGATTTTTTTAGCCTCTATTTTATTGCGACAAGTCCAAAAAATATAAATCATAAGCACCTTCCTCTTTATATTCTGGGATCGTAACAAATTCTTTCCTAAACAAAAAGCCCAAAATATACTGTTGATAATTCTGTTTAAAACTGTTCATAAGATGATCATATCTTTGTTCAAGATAGGGACGTTGTTGAAAACCGATCATTTATATACAGCTAATCAACATCTTATCGACAACGGTATGTACACAAACAAGTTCAAGAATATGAACAAATCCACAGTCATAAAAGAAGAAGAAACATTTAGATATATTATCTATTATTCTATTATTCACCTTGAAAATTTCATGGATTAGTCCTATCCTCATGATGTGAATTTATCAACCTAAAATAATTCTATGAATTTTGAATCAAATTACTTTTTTTCTTTAGATTCGTATACTCATAAAGCTCTTTTTGATTCTATTGATTATGTCTGGAAGGCGCTTTTAAATATTGATACTTATTTTAAAAATTATTCTTTAGGTAATATTGAGGTACCTATTCCAGATGGAGCTTACCTTGTCAACAAAGATTTAATTAGTATTGGTCAAGGTACAATTGTTGAGCCTGGCTCTTATATAAAAGGACCTTGTATCATCGGAAAAAATTGTAGCATAAGGCATGGGGCATATATAAGAGGATCTTTAATTGCTGGAGATGATTGTGTTATTGGTCATGATACAGAAGTTAAACACTCTATTTTACTAAATCATGCAGTGGCAGGTCATTTTGCTTATATTGGTGATTCTATTCTTGGTAACCATGTAAACTTGGGTGCTGGTACAATATGCGCTAACTTGCGCCTTGATCGTGAGCAAATAATTGTTCATTATGAAGGGAAAAAATTTAAAACAAATTTAAAAAAAATGGGTGTCATCATTGGCGATCATTCACAAACGGGTTGTAATGCCGTTACAAATCCGGGAACTTTGATGGGTAAGAGTGTAATGTGTTATCCTTGTACAAATTTTGGAGGGTTTATTCCAACAAGAATGTTTGTAAAACCATCTACAACCATTTTAACAACACCATTTTAATATTTATGCAGCCTAATTATTCTGAAATTTTCAAAATCCTAGATGAACACAAATGTGTTGTTGAAAAAAAAATTCATGATGAATTACTTACTTTTGGCGCGGATACGAAATTAAAAGAAGCTTGTGCTTATGCACTTCTTAATGGTGGAAAGCGCTTTCGTCCGGTAATTGTTTTGCTCTGTGCAAAAGCTATTGGTAAAAATTGTGATGTTTCAGACGCTGCTTTAGCAGTGGAGTTTTTTCATACAGCTTCTTTGATCGCAGATGATTTTCCTTGTATGGACAATGATGATTTAAGACGCAATAAACCTTCATTGCATAAAGCTTTTGGCGAAGCAACTGCTTTACTTGCATCGTATGCTCTTATTTCGGCTGGCTATAGGTCTATCTATAAGAATGCAGTAATAATGAAAGAAGGGGCTGAAAAGGCCTTTCTTTTGGCTATAGAAAATGCAACGCAAAATACAGGTATTTTAGGGGCAACAGGTGGACAATTTCTTGATTTATATCCACCTAATCAAGATGTAGATACTCTTAAAGAAATTTTGAACAAAAAAACCGTAACTCTTTTTGAAGTGGCATTTGTGCTTGGATGGATTTTTGGTGGTGGAGATCTTAAAAAAATTTCTATCGTAAAACAAGTTGCTTATCATTGGGGCATGGCTTTTCAAATAGCTGATGATTTGGATGATATAGCGCAAGATAACACTCAAGAAAGAGAAGTTAATCTAGCTTCTGTTATAGGGCTAAAGCCGGCTACAAAATTGTTTCATGAAGAAATTTTCTTGCTTAAAGCAAAGATGAAGGAACTCTCTTTGGATACAAAAGACTTTTTAGCTATGGTGAGTGCTCTAGAACAAAGTTTTCCTAGGGCGATGCCCTAGGCTTTTATAACGCAGGGCTTCACCCTGCAAAATATTTATGGGCATATCCTAGGGCGATGCCTTAGGCTTTTATAACGCAGGGCTTCACCCTGCAAAATATTTATGGGCATATCCTAGGGCGATGCCCTAGGCTTTTATAACGCAGGGCTTCACCCTGCAAAATATTTATGGGCATATCCTAGGGCGATGCCCTAGGCTTTTATATTTCAGGGCATTCGCCCTGAGAACACAGACATGATTGTAAGTAATATTCAGGCTGAAAGCCTGACTTATAAAAGCCTGGGGCATCGCCCCAGGTGAGATCCAGAATGTGATTTGCAGGGTGAAGCCCTGCATTATTGTTCGACCTAAGCACATGGGTTAAAGTGTAACCTATGTGCTTAGGTCGGACAGCCTCAGGCTTTTATATTTCAGGGCATTCGCCCTGAGAACACAGACATGATTGTAAGTAATATTCAGGCTGAAAGCCTGACCTATAAAAGCCTGGGGCAACGCCCCAGGTGAGATTCAGAATGTGATTTGCAGGG harbors:
- a CDS encoding polyprenyl synthetase family protein, with translation MQPNYSEIFKILDEHKCVVEKKIHDELLTFGADTKLKEACAYALLNGGKRFRPVIVLLCAKAIGKNCDVSDAALAVEFFHTASLIADDFPCMDNDDLRRNKPSLHKAFGEATALLASYALISAGYRSIYKNAVIMKEGAEKAFLLAIENATQNTGILGATGGQFLDLYPPNQDVDTLKEILNKKTVTLFEVAFVLGWIFGGGDLKKISIVKQVAYHWGMAFQIADDLDDIAQDNTQEREVNLASVIGLKPATKLFHEEIFLLKAKMKELSLDTKDFLAMVSALEQSFPRAMP
- a CDS encoding LpxA family transferase, yielding MNFESNYFFSLDSYTHKALFDSIDYVWKALLNIDTYFKNYSLGNIEVPIPDGAYLVNKDLISIGQGTIVEPGSYIKGPCIIGKNCSIRHGAYIRGSLIAGDDCVIGHDTEVKHSILLNHAVAGHFAYIGDSILGNHVNLGAGTICANLRLDREQIIVHYEGKKFKTNLKKMGVIIGDHSQTGCNAVTNPGTLMGKSVMCYPCTNFGGFIPTRMFVKPSTTILTTPF
- a CDS encoding divalent-cation tolerance protein CutA codes for the protein MIYIFWTCRNKIEAKKIIHGLLDKRLIACASIFPEVESIYRWEGKIEESFEIKVVFKTILKHFDTVQEYIRTECSYEVPEIVQVDISQGNPRYLSWVAEETI